A section of the Sebastes fasciatus isolate fSebFas1 chromosome 21, fSebFas1.pri, whole genome shotgun sequence genome encodes:
- the gjd4 gene encoding gap junction delta-4 protein, translated as MAVSSASEVIFISVNHNITLMGKVWLIVMIFLRVLVLLFAGYPLYQDEQERFVCNTIQPGCANVCYDLFSPVSLFRFWLVQLITVCLPYIIFIIYVVHKVSNGLTVDLNTSGITKASPLFKIHQEPLSKASVNKMVEQRGWARCFTGAYILHLLFRTLLEAGFGAAHYYLFGFYIPRRFLCQQPPCTTQVDCYISRPTEKTVMLNFMLGAAALSLFLNVLDFFCAIKRSVMQKSKRKMMVEKIYAEEQCFLSGRGASRGIEPNASPTQQDLEAEGGRAGSFRKRRGSKGSSAGGVLALVPEPPSLERSSLPRTPGGNTNGNNVYSVSQEEAPERNGSEVALCPPEPMGTPRSIRVSKRGRLKPPPPPRRDLGTSPGEPAGPFGDVCTRRVGQYTLVELGSGAETNDDGQEKRSEWV; from the exons ATGGCGGTATCAAGTGCCTCTGAGGTCATCTTCATCTCTGTCAATCACAACATCACTTTGATGG GGAAGGTGTGGCTCATCGTGATGATCTTCCTCCGTGTCCTGGTCCTCCTCTTTGCTGGTTATCCTCTCTACCAGGATGAGCAGGAGCGATTCGTGTGCAACACCATCCAGCCCGGCTGCGCCAACGTGTGCTATGATCTATTTTCTCCCGTCTCTCTCTTCCGCTTCTGGCTGGTGCAGCTCATCACCGTGTGTCTCCCCTACATCATCTTTATCATCTACGTGGTCCACAAGGTCTCGAATGGTCTCACGGTGGACCTGAACACCTCGGGTATCACCAAAGCCTCGCCGTTGTTCAAGATCCACCAGGAGCCGCTCAGTAAGGCATCTGTAAACAAGATGGTTGAGCAGCGAGGGTGGGCCCGGTGCTTCACGGGAGCCTACATCCTCCATCTGTTGTTCAGGACGTTGCTGGAGGCCGGGTTCGGGGCAGCTCACTACTACCTGTTTGGGTTCTACATCCCCAGGAGGTTCCTGTGCCAGCAGCCACCTTGCACTACCCAAGTGGACTGCTACATCTCCAGGCCCACTGAGAAGACCGTGATGCTCAACTTCATGCTCGGCGCGGCCGCTCTGTCCCTTTTCCTGAACGTGTTGGATTTCTTTTGTGCCATCAAGCGGTCGGTGATGCAGAAGAGCAAGAGGAAGATGATGGTGGAGAAGATTTATGCGGAAGAGCAGTGTTTCCTTTCAGGCAGAGGAGCCTCCAGAGGGATAGAACCGAACGCCTCCCCGACTCAACAGGATCTTGAGGCGGAGGGCGGTCGCGCGGGGAGTTTCCGGAAGAGGCGAGGCAGCAAGGGCTCTTCTGCAGGGGGAGTGCTTGCTTTAGTACCGGAACCACCTTCCCTGGAGCGCTCCTCTCTTCCACGCACTCCAGGCGGCAACACCAACGGCAACAACGTCTACTCTGTTTCCCAAGAGGAAGCTCCGGAGAGGAACGGCAGCGAGGTGGCCCTCTGCCCCCCAGAGCCAATGGGGACGCCTAGATCCATCCGCGTTAGCAAACGCGGTCGACTCAAACCGCCACCTCCGCCCAGACGAGACCTCGGGACATCCCCCGGAGAGCCAGCAGGGCCCTTCGGGGACGTTTGTACCAGGAGGGTGGGTCAGTATACGCTGGTCGAGCTGGGTAGCGGTGCAGAGACCAACGATGACGGGCAAGAGAAAAGATCCGAGTGGGTGTGA